GGGCCTTTGGTTTGCCGAGGGGATCACCAGTTACTACGACCTGAGCCTGCCCCTGCTGGCGGGGCTTTCGGATCGACCGACCCTGCTCAAGGATCTGGGGGAGGAGCTCTCCAGCGTGTTGATGTCACCTGGTTGCTCCGTTCAATCGCTGGCAGCCAGTGCCCGTGAGGCTTGGATCAAGCTGTACAAGGCCACGCCAGCGTCGCGGGATACCCAGATCAGCTACTACCGATTGGGTGCCGCGGTGGCCTTCTGCCTGGATGTGCGCCTACGGCAGCGTGGTCAATCCATGGCGGCCATCCTGCGGGAACTGTGGTTGAGGCTTGGCCGTCAGGCTCGCGGTTACAGCCGCCACGACATCAAAGCCGCCTTGGCCCAATGGGATGCCGACCTGGCGGCCGATCTGGATCAATGGCTGGATCAACCTGAGGCTCTTCCCTTGATCGATTGCGTGGAGGCTCTTGGGCTGCGGATGGATCCTGTTCCGCTCAAGCATCCCGACCATGGACTCACGCTCAAGGATGGAGATGGTGCCGCCTTAATTCAGCGGGTGCGGCGCCAGAGTCCCGGCCAACGGGCTGGGCTTGTGGTGGGCGATGAGTTGCTCGCGATTAATGGCTATCGGGTGCGTCGCGGCAGCGATCTCCCGTCTCTGTTGGAGCAGCAGGACTGCGTGAGCGTCACCTACGCGCGACGCAGTCTCTTGAAGGAGACCCAGTTGTTTCCTGACAAAGGTGTGGACCATTGGTCGTTGGATTGGGATCCTGGGTGCACAACGGAACAACGGCAATTGCGGGATCGATGGTTCGAGATCGTTTAAGTCGTTATTGGAGCGGTCTTCGGAGTCGCGTTCAGGAGCATCGGGGTCTCTCGATTACTGCAGCAGCAGCAGGGTCGTTGGCTCTGGGCCTGGTGGGCTGGGTGTTGGTGGATCAAGGTGGGCTGTCCCATGCAGGGGTTCGCCCGTCCCTGATGGAGCTGCTCGACCAGGTGGGGAGGGAACGCGGTCGCCAATTGGAAGAGAACCCCTCCTCCTCGGTGCCTTTACCGCCGAAGTCGCGCTCGTGGCGCTCTCCATTGGCTCGCCAATGCTCAGATGTCGACACCGCGCTGCGGTCCCGTCTGAACCAGCTCGATGCCCGGTCAAGCTCCTGGCGTGCATTCGTGAAGATCGATCCCACCAATTTCGGTGAGCGCTACGACCAAGACGCGTTCGGTCGTCGGATTGATGCCACTCCCAGGGTGGTGGTGCTGCACGAGACGGTGTATTCACTCGGTTCCGCCTTGAACACCTTCATGACTCCCCACCCGCGGGATGAAGATCAGGTGAGCTACCACACGCTTGTGGGGCAGGACGGGCGTGTTCTGGATCTGGTGGACCCGTTAAGTCGCGCCTATGGCGCCGGTTTTTCAGCTTTTCTGGGTGAGTGGGCGATCACCAATAAGAAGCTCAAGGGCTCTGTGAACAACTTCGCGTTGCACCTAAGCCTGGAAACACCGCCGTCGGGGGCGAACGCCAATGGCACCCATGCCGGCTATACGACCCAGCAATACGACGCGTTGGCTTTGGTGTTGTCGGGTTGGATCCGTTCTTTCAATCTCCCTCCAGCGGCGATCACGACCCATCGCCATGTGGATCTGGGCGGAGAACGGGGTGATCCACGCAGCTTCGATTGGTCGAAACTTCAGGTGCGGCTGGCGGCTCTTGGCGACCTCTGCGTGACCTGAAGCGTCGTTAGCGTTCGCATCCCTGACACGGCTTCGGTGACAAGGCTCCCCAGCGAGGATCTCGATCGGATCATTGAAATGGCCTGGGAAGACCGCACTCCCTTCGAGGCGATTGAATTTCAATTCGGACTCTCCGAGCCGCAGGTGATCGCGCTGATGCGGCAACAAATGAAAGCGTCGTCGTTCAAGCTTTGGCGCAAGCGTGTGAGCGGACGCAAGACCAAACACGCCGCCACCAGCAGCTCCGACCGGTTCCGGGCGAGTTGCCACAAGTGATTGGGGCCTGCTTCGGTTCAGCGCAGGACGCCCCGCAGGATCCCTTGAACCAAACCTGCCGGATTCATGCCCCGGGGGAAAGTCTGGGGTGCGTTGCGGTAGCTCGGGCCTGAGATCAGGCCTGCAGCCACCTGCCCCATCACGCCGTCAAAAGGGGCAGTGTCATCGGAACGCCGGACCGGAGTGGTGAAGGCCCTCACGCAGCCATAGAAATCCCTGGCGTCTTTGCACTGTGCTGCCACTTCGGCGTCCACCTGAGCGAGTGCGGTTGATGGGACAAGCAGGCCAAATGCCAGCAGGTGTAGGAGTTGTTTCATCGATCTGCCGTGCTGGATCAATGCTTCAACAGATAGGGGGGCTTCCACCTCCCCCATTTGGGGGAGGCATGAAGGCTCGCCCCATCCCTCAGTTGAGGGATGGGGCTTAGCTCTTGCTAACAGCAATCAGAACTGGAAGGTCACACCGCCGCTCGCGCGCCATGTCGTGCCCCGGTCGCTCGCCCAGAACTCCATGCCACCCCGCCCGTACAACTTCACCGAGATGCCGTTGACGTTCTGCACCGTGTAATCCAGACCAGCCTCAAGCAACGCTCCGTTTTCGGTGCCCAGCTGGGAGTCGAAATTCACCGTCTTGTTGGTGAACTTGTAGCCAATCTCCTGGCCCTCATTCGCCTGGTTCCAATCCGCCAGCCAGGCTGCCCGCAGGCTCGGCACCAGCAGTCCCCGCTCACCGGTGCGGATCGGCACCGACAGTTTCATCCCCAACTCCGTCTCAGCGAAGTTGGTCGTGCGGCTCTTGTACTTCAGCCGCAGGTTCTTCTCCGTTCCATGGCTTTCCGAGAAACCTTGCTCGTGGTTGCGGGTCCACACCACCTGGCCCTGGGGTTCCAGCACCACGCCACCGGTCTTGAACGGGGCACCGATCCGCAGTGCTCCCAGATAGCTGGTGACGCTCTTGTCACCCTTCGCAGTATTCCCGCCCAGATCCTCGTTGATCCTCAGGATGTTGCGGGACTGTTCACCGCTGAATTCACTCGCCCCCAGCAGGCCCTGCACATAGAAATGTCGGGTGGAGTACTGGGCCGTTAAGCCGCCGCCCCAGCCCTCAGGGTTCCAGCTGCCGCCGCCAGTCTCCCCGCTGTGCTGGTTCACATTCAGATCGCCGTAATTGGCATACGCTCCGATCTGGAACGTCTCGCTCAGCGCCACATCCACACCAAAGCTGGTGCCGTAGGCGCTCAAGTCGTAGTCGTTGTACAAAATCGACGACTCATCAGCGCGGCTGTTACCGCCAAATCCCTTCACCCAGGCGCTGACGCCATCACGCTTGGCCAGATCCAGCTCGTCATCGTTCAGATCAACAAGGCTGACGCCATCGAACTCAACAACAACGGCGCCTTCCTCAACCTCGATCGCAACAGCAGCATCACCATTGCCCGCAGCATCATCAACCTCAACCTCTGCAACCTCAACGCCTTCAACAGCACCTTCCACATACTCAGCCGCTTCTCCATCACTGAGCTCATCAGCCTTCAGCCACAACGGTTGAACAGGAGCTGCCTCCTCCATCACAGCCTCGTCTTCCACAACGCTCTCCTCAACAACCTCTTCTGCCACCAGTTCCTCGAACTGACGCAACGGCTGGCGATCAAACAACGTGTCCACCAGCAGGTTGTTATGCAGCGCTAAACCACGACCCGCGGCATCCACATTCCGCGGCGCCAAACCACTGCCCACCAACCGAGACAACTGACCAAAATCAAAGCTCAAGGGCAGGTCAATTTCTTCATTCTCCAAACCATCAAGCAGGGCATCAATGATCTCCCCTGCCACCTCTTCTTCCTCGTCCCAAGCTTCATCTTCATCGCCGGGGATGTCGCTGATCACATCACACAAATCATCTCCCACCTCACAACCGGGGAGAGCATCCAATTCGCCGTCGCCATCAGCATCGGGATCATTCTCATCAGGAATACCGTCGTTGTCGTCATCCTCATCGATGGCATCGGGCTCTCCATCTCCATCGGTATCCGGCAGCTCATTGCTCACATCACACTCATCACCTTCACAAGGCTTCTCAGGCTCCGGATCAATCACATCCGGCAAGCCATCGCCATCGCCATCCACAATCGGCAACTCATTGCCGACTGAGCAGTCATCGCCCTCACACGTTGGAGGCTGGAACGGGGGAATCACGGGAGGCTTCTCTGTGCCTTCCTCCTTGCAACTGTCTGGATCAAGCAAACACTCCAAATTATCGTTGACTTGAACGACGAGATCGAGGGAACCTTCTTCTAAATAACCCTCATACACAGCACCCATGCCAGTGACTGCATTTTCTTCACCCAAGCCCTCAAACTTGTAAGCCCCACCACCTTTCTGACCTTGAACAACGATAAACGTGTTCTTCGCTAACTTCTCTGCACCATCAACGTTGCCGGCAATAATTTCATACACCGCCTTGCCATCATCATCAAGATCAATATTTTGAAGCTCCTGTGGAATACCAACCACCAAGCTGCCACTTTCAAACTCAAATTCGTCAGAAACACGAATCGGTGGATTATTTTTCCGATTCAGAACCGTTGCAATACCGCCAGGTAAAACGGCATCAGCTTCATATGCATTCAGTTCAATACTTTGTGAAACAAGAGGCTGCACCGGACTGATAAATACCTGGCCACCTTCCGTAATATCCAGGCGATTAATTTTGAACTCACCGCGGCCAATCGAATTGGACGCCAGATCCAATCGACCCCTTCCCTTCACGAACGTTTCTGATTCCTGATCAATGCCTTGAGCATTGGCGAGGGCCAAGACACCATCTTCGATGGTTGTTGGCCCCCTGTATATATTAACACCTGAGAAAGTGGTTGTACCATATCCAACTTTCGTGAAGCCACCAGCTGGCCGCTCCATCGTTCCAGACCAAGTTGTATCTGTATTCAAGCTCCCCGCAGTGAGAATAATTGCCTTACCTCCTTGGCCAAGGGTAATTCCACCTGAACCTTCGATTGACCCAATCTCATCAGTGGTGTCAACTACATACCTGCCACCAAGATCAACGATAACTCGGTTTTTATCAGAAAGCTGACCACCCACAACTAGTGCACCCTCTTGAATATGCGTATCACCAGAATATGTATTTTCACCCATCAGACTTAGATTCGATTTACCAGTCTTTCTAAAACCACCGCCACCCTGAACATTCCCTTTAATCGATAGAAAGCTATCAGCAGCAACATGAATTTCGGCATTCCCCTTTAATGTCAAATCGGAAGTTAACTCAGAAGTCGTATGACCTCGACGAGAAGAACTTCGAAGGGTGCCACGATCAAGGGTCAAAGAAGTAATCTCAACATCTTTCTGACCATTCAGATCCAGAGTTCCGTCTTTCTCAATCGTTGTCTTAGAGCCTTTTGGAATGCCCGTAGCTGAGCCAAGTTTCAAAGTGCCTCCCGCAACGACTGTCTCCCCCTTGTAGGAATTTTCAGCTGTTAACTCAAGAACACCAGCGCCAATCTTGTTGAAGCCAGCGCTGCCCGTGATCGCACCATCAATCGACAAGGATGCGCCTTGTTTTGAAACATCGATCGTGCTATCTGAAGCCAAACTAAATCCCTTCGCAAGGCTCGCCTTGCCATCTCCACTGTTCTGAAGCGTTCCGCTTTTAAGCGTTAGCGAATCGATGCTGATATCTTGTTGATCATTGAGATCAAGCGTTGCACCGGAGTCAACCCTTGTTGAGGATATATTTGGGATGCCCGTAGGAGAACCAAGCCTTAAAGTCCCTTCCTTAACGGCTGTCTCCCCCTTGTAGGAATTTTTTCCAGAGAAGATTGTCGTACCACCCCCAACCTTGCTGAAATTACCATCATCGCCATAGATTTCTCCCGAAAACTCAGAATCAAACTTACCTGCACTCAAAGTCTCGAATTTAGCAATCTCTATATTTCCAGCCCCTGCAATCGAGCCAACAGTGTCTGATGAATAGACATTGTAGTAAGCATCTTTTTTGACAACGACCCTCGTTTCGTCGCTTAAGCTTCCTCCTTCTTTGACAGTTAATTGGCCACCGCTGATGATCGTGTTACCTGTATAGTTATTTTCAGCTGTTAACTCAAGAACACCAGCGCCAATCTTGGTGAAGCCAGCGCTGCCCGTGATCGCGCCATCAATCGACAAGGATGCGCCTTGTTTTGAAACATCGATCGTGCTATCTGATGTCAAACTAAATCCCCGCGCAAGGCTCGCCTCGCCATCACCACTTTTCTGAAGCGTTCCGCCAGCGAGCGTCAGCGTATTGATACTGACATCTTCAAGATCGTTGAGATCAAGCGTTCCAAAAGTCCCTTTATCAACGTCGGATTCAACTGTTGTTGGGGATTGATATGGGATATCCGTAGGAGAACCAAGCCTTAAAGTCCCTCCCGCAACGACTGTCTCCCCCTTGTAGGAATTTTGAGCTGTTAACTCAAGGACACCATCACCAATCTTGGTGAAGCCAGCGCTGCCCGTGATCGCACCATCAATCGACAAGGATGCGCCTTGTTTTGAAACATCGATCGTGCTATCTGATGTCAAACTAAATCCCCGCGCAAGGCTCGCCTCGCCATCACCACTTTTCTGAAGCGTTCCGCCAGCGAGCGTCAGCGTATTGATACTGACATCTTCAAGATCGTTGAGATCAAGCGTTCCAAAAGTCCCTTTATCAACGTCGGATTCAATTGTTGTTTCGGATTGATTTGGGATGCCCGTAGGAGAACCAAGCCTTAAAGTCCCTTCTTTAACGACTGTCTTCCCCTTATAGGTATTGTTGCCCGACATCTCAGTGATGCCCTTACCTATAAAAGCCAAGAACGATGGCGTATCCATCTGCCAACCATTCGAGAAATTGCCAGAGAAACTCCAATGATAGCCATTGTTATTAATTCTACTTCCTCCTTTGGTATCGATTTTCCCAGCTTCTTTCAAATCGTCTAAAACAGGGTTTTTATTGTGTTGATGAACCTTAAAATCAAGTTCGCTGGACTCGTTGCCCAGGGCAGTCAACATCCCCCCTTCAAACACGGGTCTTATCTTTCCCTCGTCAGCAAGATCCCCTGGTTCTTTATCCCCTAATTTTTCAACGTCATCGAGCGTGGCATCATCACAACTAATGCCTGTGGGGCAACCCTCCTTACAGACTTGAAAGCGTTTTGTGACCGTTTGCTTGCAGTATTCTGGATCGTTCCCACTAATGTCCTGCTGACACCTCCACAAGGCATCTAGATAACTTATTTTGCAGTTGGTATTGCACAATTCCGCAGCATCAGACCCATCCGAGGAGTGCGCGGGAAGCAAATGGGCTGCCGACAAGTAAAACGCGGCGATGGCAGTGAGCTTGAACTTATTCATTTTATTCGTTTGTAATCAACTTTATTAGCTTATGCTCTACCTAAGGTTTTGCAATAATCCACAACCAATCTTTCGATTCTAGTGAGACTTTGAATGGGAATAGCTTTACGGCTCCTCTTTTCTCGTGGCACGGATCAAAGGAAAAGGGTTGGTTTTTTCCCGGTTAGCTATCAATTTGCGTGATTCATACTTCGGACCCCCTTGATTTCTGAGCGCAGCACTGCCTGATATCGATACACCTTCCTGCTCAGAACAGGAAGCTTTCGATGCAATTACTAGGCTCCTGAGCTTCAAACAGTTCCACCTCACGTTTTGAGAACGCTTGCAGAGCCCTTTGAGATCTCAAAGTACTGAGGATTGGTTCTTCGCTGTCGTGACTACGACTCAGAAGAGCAATGGTGCATTTTCTTGCCCTGAGCTCTACGCCATTTGCTTGGTTGGGTTTGGTGAGGAGCCGGCTTGTTCCGAATGACCAGCCCAAGCAGCCTCTAAACCGTGATGTCTGGGTTGGGTTGGCGGCCGCCGTAAATTAATCCGTGCAGCTCAGGGTCTTGCATGTAGCCCAGCACCCGAGCGGGGTAATCCAGCTTTCCGTTGTGGAGATAGGTGAGGGTGGCGATTGCCTTGGCATCCAGATACGAGCGACTCGCCTGCAGCATCAAGCTCTCCGGCAGGCCAAGGGCAAGCTTCAGCCGTTGGAACTTCGCCGCCAAGAAAGTGATGTTCATCTCGGGATCCAGCAGCTGTTTGCGGGCCCAGGTGATTTCCTCCTGCGTCGGGTTCGCTGGAAGCCGGTTCTGATGAATGAGCTCAGCAATGCCGAGCTGCGCAAGACCATGGGTCTTCACCAGGCCGGAGTGGGCGATGAAGGGGAGGCTCTCCCCTGGCTTGGAGTGCTGGATCTCGTCGAAGAGAACGGCCGTGATCAACATCGGATTCACCTGATGCGCCGTTGCTTCGCGCAGGATCACCGGTTTCAGCTTCCGCAGGCGATTCAAGGTTGATGAGCGCAGCGGTTTGAGCTGATCGACGCTGTTTGTGAACAGCTGGGCAAGCTGTGTCTGGGGGCCATGCACACCGAAGCGCCGTTGCAGCAGCTTCAGTTCTTCCGGTGAAAAGTCTGTTGGCTCAAGTCTGTCCTCGACAACCACAGGCACCTGATTCTCGCGATCAGTGACAGGTTGTGCCCACTGTCCGATCAAGCAAAAGCTTGCTGCTGTCGCCAGAAGCGCAGTCGTTAATCGCAGTGGCTCAGCCATGGGGGCTGGAAAACCGGTCAGTGGAAGGTGACATGAAACTAACTGGGGTGTCCTTTTGCGTGGGCATCCCGTCAGATCCTGGATACGTTCAGCAAGACTGCATCGCCCGCCCGGCATGAGCTTCCCGGATTTCAGCGCTTCCGACGCTCAGATTCAATGGCAGCGTTTCTGTGATCTCAGCTGGTACCACGATGATCTTGGGGTCTGGTTGGACATCAGCCGGATGCACGTCAACGCCGCAGACCTGCAGCAGTTGCAGCCGCGGATGGACAAGGCCTTCACCGCGATGCAGGAGTTGGAAGCCGGAGCGATTGCCAATCCGGATGAACAGCGTCAGGTGGGTCACTACTGGCTGCGCACTCCCGAACTCGCTCCAAGCTCAGAGCTGCAGCAGCACATCTCCAGGGAAATCGAGTTGATCGCCGCCTTCGGGCGCGATGTGATCAACGGAACGATCAAGGCTCCCAACGGTGAAGCTTTCACCGATGTGCTCTGGATCGGCATTGGCGGCAGCGGTCTGGGTCCGGCATTGATGATTCGAGCTCTGCAGAACCCCGGTCAGGGACTTCCCTTCCACTTCTTCGACAACGTTGACCCCAACGGGATGAGCAACGTCCTGGCAGGTCTTGATGGTCGCTTGGATCGCACGCTGGTGGTGACTGTGAGCAAGTCGGGAGGCACCCCCGAACCGCATCTCGGCTTGGAGCAGGCTCGCCATCGGCTTGAAGCGGCTGGAGGCCAGTGGGCTGGTCAGGCTGTCGCTGTGACGATGCTGAACAGCAAGTTGGATCAGCAAGCTCAGTCCGAGGCTTGGCTCAAACGATTCGACATGTTCGATTGGGTTGGTGGCCGCACCAGCATCACCAGTGCCGTTGGCCTGCTGCCTGGGGCCCTGATCGGTTGCGACATCCGCGACTTTCTCGCTGGCGCCTCTCAGATGGATGCCGCCACCCGCGAGGCGGATCTGCGTCGGAATCCGGCTGCCCTGATGGCGGCCTCCTGGTTTGTCGCCGGCGGCGGTCGGGGTCAGCGCGACATGGTCGTTCTGCCTTATCGCGATCGACTGGAGGTGTTCAGCCGTTACCTCCAGCAGCTGGTGATGGAATCCCTGGGCAAGCGCCTCGATCGCAACGGTGAGGTGGTGCACCAGGGCATTGCTGTTTACGGCAACAAGGGCTCCACCGATCAGCACGCCTACGTGCAACAACTTCGTGATGGTGTCGACAACTTCTTCGCCACCTTCATCGAGGTTCTGGAGGATGTCAGCGACATCCCCGTGATTGGTGGCGAATGCCCCGGCGACTTCCTTGACGGATTCCTACAGGGCACCCGCTCAGCCCTCACTGAGGGTGGGCGCCAGAGCATGACGATCAGCATGCGGTGTTTTGATGCCCGGCGCCTTGGTTCCTTGATTGCCTTGTTCGAGCGCGCCGTTGGCCTGTACGGCGAACTCGTCAACATCAATGCCTACCACCAGCCCGGCGTTGAGGCAGGCAAAAAAGCAGCGGCGGCGATTCTCGACCTGCAAGGCCGTGTGGAAGCGATCTTGGCCGACGGTGTGGCCCGTTCCGCCGACGAGATCCGCCTGGTCCTCGGGGATGGCACCGATGAATCCATTTTCTGGATCCTGCGTCATCTCACCAGCAACAAGCGGGGTTTCAATGCTCAGGGGGACTGGGGCAAACCAGCTTCCATGCGGTTCAGCAAGAACTGATTGCGCCTGGTATCAGGGCACCAGGTTGACCAGTTTCCCGGGAACCACAATCACCCGCCGGGGTGCGGCGCCCTCCAACCATTTTTCGGCAACTTCACTGGCTAGGGCGAGCCGTTCTAACTCTTGCTTGTCGGCAGAAGCGGGAACCTGAATCTTGCCCCGCACCTTGCCCTTCACCTGGATCACCAGTTCAACACTGTCTTGAATAAGAGCCGA
Above is a genomic segment from Synechococcus sp. UW69 containing:
- a CDS encoding N-acetylmuramoyl-L-alanine amidase, with the translated sequence MVRDRLSRYWSGLRSRVQEHRGLSITAAAAGSLALGLVGWVLVDQGGLSHAGVRPSLMELLDQVGRERGRQLEENPSSSVPLPPKSRSWRSPLARQCSDVDTALRSRLNQLDARSSSWRAFVKIDPTNFGERYDQDAFGRRIDATPRVVVLHETVYSLGSALNTFMTPHPRDEDQVSYHTLVGQDGRVLDLVDPLSRAYGAGFSAFLGEWAITNKKLKGSVNNFALHLSLETPPSGANANGTHAGYTTQQYDALALVLSGWIRSFNLPPAAITTHRHVDLGGERGDPRSFDWSKLQVRLAALGDLCVT
- a CDS encoding TIGR03643 family protein, with product MTRLPSEDLDRIIEMAWEDRTPFEAIEFQFGLSEPQVIALMRQQMKASSFKLWRKRVSGRKTKHAATSSSDRFRASCHK
- a CDS encoding autotransporter outer membrane beta-barrel domain-containing protein, producing MNKFKLTAIAAFYLSAAHLLPAHSSDGSDAAELCNTNCKISYLDALWRCQQDISGNDPEYCKQTVTKRFQVCKEGCPTGISCDDATLDDVEKLGDKEPGDLADEGKIRPVFEGGMLTALGNESSELDFKVHQHNKNPVLDDLKEAGKIDTKGGSRINNNGYHWSFSGNFSNGWQMDTPSFLAFIGKGITEMSGNNTYKGKTVVKEGTLRLGSPTGIPNQSETTIESDVDKGTFGTLDLNDLEDVSINTLTLAGGTLQKSGDGEASLARGFSLTSDSTIDVSKQGASLSIDGAITGSAGFTKIGDGVLELTAQNSYKGETVVAGGTLRLGSPTDIPYQSPTTVESDVDKGTFGTLDLNDLEDVSINTLTLAGGTLQKSGDGEASLARGFSLTSDSTIDVSKQGASLSIDGAITGSAGFTKIGAGVLELTAENNYTGNTIISGGQLTVKEGGSLSDETRVVVKKDAYYNVYSSDTVGSIAGAGNIEIAKFETLSAGKFDSEFSGEIYGDDGNFSKVGGGTTIFSGKNSYKGETAVKEGTLRLGSPTGIPNISSTRVDSGATLDLNDQQDISIDSLTLKSGTLQNSGDGKASLAKGFSLASDSTIDVSKQGASLSIDGAITGSAGFNKIGAGVLELTAENSYKGETVVAGGTLKLGSATGIPKGSKTTIEKDGTLDLNGQKDVEITSLTLDRGTLRSSSRRGHTTSELTSDLTLKGNAEIHVAADSFLSIKGNVQGGGGFRKTGKSNLSLMGENTYSGDTHIQEGALVVGGQLSDKNRVIVDLGGRYVVDTTDEIGSIEGSGGITLGQGGKAIILTAGSLNTDTTWSGTMERPAGGFTKVGYGTTTFSGVNIYRGPTTIEDGVLALANAQGIDQESETFVKGRGRLDLASNSIGRGEFKINRLDITEGGQVFISPVQPLVSQSIELNAYEADAVLPGGIATVLNRKNNPPIRVSDEFEFESGSLVVGIPQELQNIDLDDDGKAVYEIIAGNVDGAEKLAKNTFIVVQGQKGGGAYKFEGLGEENAVTGMGAVYEGYLEEGSLDLVVQVNDNLECLLDPDSCKEEGTEKPPVIPPFQPPTCEGDDCSVGNELPIVDGDGDGLPDVIDPEPEKPCEGDECDVSNELPDTDGDGEPDAIDEDDDNDGIPDENDPDADGDGELDALPGCEVGDDLCDVISDIPGDEDEAWDEEEEVAGEIIDALLDGLENEEIDLPLSFDFGQLSRLVGSGLAPRNVDAAGRGLALHNNLLVDTLFDRQPLRQFEELVAEEVVEESVVEDEAVMEEAAPVQPLWLKADELSDGEAAEYVEGAVEGVEVAEVEVDDAAGNGDAAVAIEVEEGAVVVEFDGVSLVDLNDDELDLAKRDGVSAWVKGFGGNSRADESSILYNDYDLSAYGTSFGVDVALSETFQIGAYANYGDLNVNQHSGETGGGSWNPEGWGGGLTAQYSTRHFYVQGLLGASEFSGEQSRNILRINEDLGGNTAKGDKSVTSYLGALRIGAPFKTGGVVLEPQGQVVWTRNHEQGFSESHGTEKNLRLKYKSRTTNFAETELGMKLSVPIRTGERGLLVPSLRAAWLADWNQANEGQEIGYKFTNKTVNFDSQLGTENGALLEAGLDYTVQNVNGISVKLYGRGGMEFWASDRGTTWRASGGVTFQF
- a CDS encoding helicase DnaB, giving the protein MAEPLRLTTALLATAASFCLIGQWAQPVTDRENQVPVVVEDRLEPTDFSPEELKLLQRRFGVHGPQTQLAQLFTNSVDQLKPLRSSTLNRLRKLKPVILREATAHQVNPMLITAVLFDEIQHSKPGESLPFIAHSGLVKTHGLAQLGIAELIHQNRLPANPTQEEITWARKQLLDPEMNITFLAAKFQRLKLALGLPESLMLQASRSYLDAKAIATLTYLHNGKLDYPARVLGYMQDPELHGLIYGGRQPNPDITV
- a CDS encoding glucose-6-phosphate isomerase; its protein translation is MSFPDFSASDAQIQWQRFCDLSWYHDDLGVWLDISRMHVNAADLQQLQPRMDKAFTAMQELEAGAIANPDEQRQVGHYWLRTPELAPSSELQQHISREIELIAAFGRDVINGTIKAPNGEAFTDVLWIGIGGSGLGPALMIRALQNPGQGLPFHFFDNVDPNGMSNVLAGLDGRLDRTLVVTVSKSGGTPEPHLGLEQARHRLEAAGGQWAGQAVAVTMLNSKLDQQAQSEAWLKRFDMFDWVGGRTSITSAVGLLPGALIGCDIRDFLAGASQMDAATREADLRRNPAALMAASWFVAGGGRGQRDMVVLPYRDRLEVFSRYLQQLVMESLGKRLDRNGEVVHQGIAVYGNKGSTDQHAYVQQLRDGVDNFFATFIEVLEDVSDIPVIGGECPGDFLDGFLQGTRSALTEGGRQSMTISMRCFDARRLGSLIALFERAVGLYGELVNINAYHQPGVEAGKKAAAAILDLQGRVEAILADGVARSADEIRLVLGDGTDESIFWILRHLTSNKRGFNAQGDWGKPASMRFSKN